A window from bacterium encodes these proteins:
- a CDS encoding flotillin family protein: protein MFDFGMTAVYIGGLVILLFALMGVIAYYYVRVPPNKVAVVYGRRVRDSEGRPTGFRLVQGGGFVKWPIVVSVEWLSLEVMAIPVMTAGAVTIDGVPVKVESLANIKIGSTEALQRAAAERFLTMQLPQIKDLIQQTMEGHLRAIVGTMTAEDLIRNRAAFSERLVEQSARDLETMGLVIDNMPIREITDEHGYIQALGLKRTSEVKRDAQIGMAEAQRDADIKSSEARQVGETAKIMADVGIAQAERDKKIKVAQFDAQANAERARADQAGPLAEAQAKQSVEVEQVRIEEVRRTAQIAVQQQEALRMEQELVATRIKPAQADQQKVVIEAEAQRQAAIVQAEGARQSAVIKAQGERDARIAQAEAEQAQLEKAGLGEGARFRAAGEGEAESIRAKGLGEADAVKAKLLAEAEGMQAKADAWERYGDAAVIQLLLERYPEIVRAMGAPMQAIGAGLANVDSISVVDVNSGGGDSNPVDRVLSNIPRQFVAFNEQVKAVTGVDLTKLLQDKLETLGAEAKAAPTDQPEPQQS from the coding sequence ATGTTTGACTTTGGCATGACGGCGGTGTATATCGGCGGGTTGGTCATTCTGCTGTTCGCCTTGATGGGCGTCATCGCGTACTACTACGTACGCGTCCCCCCCAACAAGGTCGCCGTGGTATACGGACGGCGCGTGCGGGACTCCGAGGGGCGCCCGACCGGCTTCCGGCTGGTGCAGGGCGGCGGGTTCGTCAAGTGGCCGATCGTTGTCTCCGTGGAGTGGCTGTCGCTGGAGGTGATGGCCATCCCGGTCATGACCGCCGGAGCCGTGACGATTGACGGCGTGCCGGTCAAGGTCGAGTCCCTGGCCAACATCAAGATCGGCTCGACGGAGGCGCTGCAGCGGGCCGCCGCCGAGCGCTTCCTCACGATGCAGCTTCCCCAGATCAAGGACCTCATCCAGCAGACGATGGAGGGCCATCTGCGCGCCATCGTCGGCACCATGACGGCTGAGGACCTGATCCGCAATCGCGCGGCCTTCTCCGAGCGCCTCGTCGAGCAGTCGGCGCGCGACCTGGAGACCATGGGCTTGGTCATTGACAACATGCCCATCCGCGAGATCACCGACGAGCACGGGTATATCCAGGCCCTGGGTCTGAAGCGCACCTCGGAGGTCAAGCGGGACGCCCAGATCGGCATGGCCGAGGCCCAGCGCGACGCCGACATCAAGTCCTCGGAGGCCCGGCAGGTAGGCGAGACGGCCAAGATCATGGCCGACGTGGGCATCGCCCAGGCCGAGCGGGACAAGAAGATCAAGGTGGCCCAGTTCGACGCCCAGGCCAACGCCGAGCGCGCCCGGGCCGACCAGGCCGGGCCGCTGGCCGAGGCGCAGGCCAAGCAGTCCGTTGAGGTCGAGCAGGTGCGCATCGAAGAGGTGCGGCGCACGGCGCAGATCGCCGTGCAGCAGCAGGAAGCCCTGCGCATGGAGCAGGAGCTGGTCGCCACCCGCATCAAGCCCGCACAGGCCGACCAGCAGAAGGTCGTGATCGAGGCCGAAGCCCAGCGCCAGGCGGCGATCGTGCAGGCCGAGGGGGCGCGGCAGTCGGCGGTCATCAAGGCCCAGGGCGAGCGCGACGCCCGCATCGCCCAGGCCGAGGCCGAGCAGGCGCAGTTGGAGAAGGCCGGTCTGGGTGAGGGTGCGCGCTTCCGTGCCGCCGGTGAGGGTGAAGCCGAGTCCATCCGCGCCAAGGGTCTCGGTGAGGCCGATGCGGTCAAGGCCAAGCTGCTGGCGGAAGCCGAGGGCATGCAGGCCAAGGCCGACGCCTGGGAACGCTACGGCGACGCCGCGGTCATCCAGCTCTTGCTGGAGCGCTATCCGGAGATCGTGCGGGCCATGGGCGCCCCGATGCAGGCCATCGGCGCCGGTCTGGCCAACGTGGACAGCATCTCGGTGGTGGATGTCAACAGCGGTGGGGGCGACAGCAACCCGGTGGACCGGGTCCTGAGCAACATCCCCCGGCAGTTCGTGGCCTTCAACGAGCAGGTCAAGGCCGTGACGGGCGTGGATCTGACGAAGCTGCTGCAGGACAAGCTGGAGACGCTGGGTGCCGAGGCGAAGGCCGCCCCGACCGACCAGCCGGAGCCGCAGCAGAGCTGA
- a CDS encoding Gfo/Idh/MocA family oxidoreductase: MSKLGIGVLGWAHGHVQTYAGLIKNFDDAEIVMAWDHDEARGQRCAESFGGGYSPDPADVLDNPDVKLVLIGAETNRHPEMCVAAANAGKDIILQKPMALSSEGCDAIIEAVERNGVYFSLAFQMRYDPANIKMKQMCEAGDLGRVGIVRRRHCLSLLFNTGFLSGPTAWHVDPEQNMGMFMDDASHATDWLYWMLGAPVSVMAEIDNILTSVAPDDTGLAMYRFADGALGYVLNSSVVWAAESTSEIYGSRGVLIENYGDGPSTALLPPHPIHLKYYDSENKDAGWQDLGLQAPATGHGWRIQNVIRNMLDEYAQGKVQVSGRDGKTSTEMILGAYQSAAEGRRVALPLT, translated from the coding sequence ATGAGCAAGCTGGGCATTGGCGTACTTGGCTGGGCACACGGACATGTGCAGACCTATGCGGGGCTCATCAAGAACTTCGACGACGCAGAGATCGTCATGGCCTGGGACCATGACGAAGCGCGCGGGCAGCGGTGCGCGGAGAGCTTCGGCGGCGGGTACAGCCCCGACCCGGCCGACGTGCTCGACAACCCGGACGTCAAGCTCGTCCTGATCGGGGCCGAGACCAACCGCCACCCCGAGATGTGCGTGGCCGCCGCCAACGCGGGCAAGGACATCATCCTGCAAAAGCCCATGGCGCTGTCGTCGGAGGGCTGCGACGCCATCATCGAGGCCGTCGAGCGCAACGGCGTGTACTTCTCGCTGGCCTTCCAGATGCGCTACGACCCGGCCAACATCAAGATGAAGCAGATGTGCGAGGCGGGGGACCTGGGCCGGGTGGGGATCGTCCGGCGGCGGCACTGCCTGAGCCTGCTGTTCAACACCGGCTTCCTGTCGGGCCCGACAGCCTGGCACGTGGACCCCGAGCAGAACATGGGGATGTTCATGGACGACGCCTCCCACGCCACCGACTGGCTGTACTGGATGCTGGGGGCGCCGGTGAGCGTCATGGCCGAGATTGACAACATCCTCACCAGCGTCGCGCCTGACGACACCGGCCTGGCCATGTACCGGTTCGCCGACGGTGCGCTGGGCTATGTGCTCAATAGCTCGGTGGTGTGGGCGGCCGAGAGCACCAGCGAGATCTACGGCAGCCGGGGCGTGCTCATCGAGAACTACGGCGATGGCCCCAGCACCGCGTTGCTGCCGCCGCACCCGATCCACCTGAAGTACTACGACAGCGAGAACAAGGACGCCGGGTGGCAGGACCTGGGCCTGCAGGCGCCGGCCACCGGCCACGGCTGGCGCATTCAGAACGTCATCCGCAATATGCTCGACGAGTACGCGCAGGGCAAAGTGCAAGTGTCCGGCCGCGACGGCAAGACCAGCACCGAGATGATCCTGGGCGCCTACCAGTCGGCCGCCGAGGGACGCCGGGTGGCGTTGCCGCTGACGTGA
- a CDS encoding zinc ribbon domain-containing protein — protein MSDNIEFTRNYGDQSTSEGFQFEFYCDRCGSGFRTPFKPSASARISGALDAASSLLGGVFGRAADLGRRAHDATWEQAHDKAFRAAMEEIRPQFAQCPHCQAWVCRKSCWNEKRGLCKECAPDMGVEMSAAQADRSREEVWAHAKMSEEDKQLSESNWRQTIVATCPKCQATLDGNLKFCPECGAKLHGDKHCTECGAALKDGAKFCGECGAKAE, from the coding sequence ATGTCTGACAACATCGAGTTCACCCGCAACTACGGGGATCAGTCCACCAGCGAGGGGTTCCAGTTCGAGTTCTACTGTGACCGCTGCGGCAGTGGCTTCCGCACCCCGTTCAAGCCCTCCGCCAGCGCCCGCATCAGCGGCGCCCTGGATGCCGCCAGCAGCCTCCTCGGCGGGGTCTTCGGCCGCGCTGCGGATCTCGGCCGCCGCGCCCACGACGCCACCTGGGAGCAGGCCCACGACAAGGCCTTCCGGGCCGCCATGGAGGAGATCAGGCCGCAGTTCGCCCAGTGCCCCCACTGCCAGGCATGGGTGTGCCGCAAGAGCTGCTGGAACGAGAAGCGCGGCCTGTGCAAGGAGTGCGCGCCGGACATGGGCGTGGAGATGAGCGCCGCCCAGGCGGACCGGTCGCGCGAAGAGGTCTGGGCCCATGCCAAGATGAGCGAGGAAGACAAGCAGCTCTCGGAGAGCAACTGGCGGCAGACCATCGTGGCCACGTGCCCCAAGTGCCAGGCCACCCTCGACGGCAACCTCAAGTTCTGCCCCGAGTGCGGCGCCAAGCTGCACGGCGACAAGCACTGCACCGAGTGCGGCGCGGCGCTCAAGGACGGCGCTAAGTTCTGCGGCGAGTGCGGGGCCAAGGCCGAGTAG
- a CDS encoding DUF4091 domain-containing protein produces MRACIVALCALSLTALACAQDPPNLLTNPSAEELTADGFAAGWSGGEFGKPGQNVTTDTTVAHSGRNSLRVGIGAGSFVTCRAAAVPAKPSTKYYLTWWVKTRGMERARAYVWLQTNKAQRVVGEDSQFGTTDWTLFIREYTTTAEETSLAPVLTTQDSGGAAEACAWFDDLGLYEGALPADLAARYREYLRQTQGVAETAVVLRRTADLTLWSDDLAARVYREDGVPGYAKPVPAAQLSAARGEQNYLQVVVTPKSDLTGVTLRPGDLKGPGVIPAAQVQWWPIGYVNIQQAHRQTTRRGWTPDPLLSPGPVTAPGGQNTPFLIGVTVPREAKPGQYAGQVAVMAGETKIGSVPLAVTVRGFTLPRDPTFRTLITYSAGSFRPWDKRPLPEIEQDVCRVLYAHGIRGNGATVSVAAQLVDGKVVCDFTAFDAKVAWNLNELGFNAFFLGPCFGGGTSEGWEKHSKWLGMEPLSEDFNRHFPDYMRQVAAHLREKGWLDKAYLYLWDEPEPDYFDKVVALQKLALQGDPGFKVWETTSPNHQAFWGVVKAWSVPFGRPHFTEETVELRRQAGDEIWVYNIPASLEIPAQKHRLWFWQAARYGAIGAQLWNVSFYNKIDPWENPTPVPWVTGRHQESLYVYDAGEAIMIYPNRAGGAPLPSLRLKLLQKGLDDFEYLTILQHRLEQQARQRQAADPQATARQKMRELASQLVLDLGKYNLDAAALARVRTEVARQIEKLPE; encoded by the coding sequence GTGAGAGCCTGTATTGTTGCCCTGTGCGCCCTGAGCCTGACCGCCCTGGCCTGCGCCCAGGACCCGCCCAATCTGCTCACCAACCCCTCGGCCGAGGAGCTGACCGCTGACGGCTTCGCGGCCGGCTGGTCGGGCGGGGAGTTCGGCAAGCCCGGCCAGAACGTGACCACCGACACGACGGTCGCCCACAGCGGTCGCAACAGCCTGCGGGTCGGCATCGGCGCCGGTTCGTTCGTCACCTGCCGCGCCGCCGCCGTGCCCGCCAAGCCGAGCACGAAGTACTACCTGACCTGGTGGGTCAAGACCCGGGGCATGGAGCGGGCGCGGGCGTACGTGTGGCTGCAGACCAACAAGGCCCAGCGCGTCGTGGGTGAGGACAGCCAGTTCGGCACGACCGACTGGACGCTGTTCATCCGCGAGTACACGACCACCGCCGAGGAGACCAGCCTGGCCCCGGTGCTCACCACCCAGGACTCCGGCGGCGCGGCCGAGGCCTGCGCGTGGTTCGATGACCTCGGCCTGTACGAGGGCGCCCTGCCCGCCGATCTGGCGGCCCGCTACCGGGAGTACCTCCGCCAGACCCAGGGCGTGGCCGAGACGGCCGTCGTCCTGCGCCGCACCGCCGACTTGACCCTCTGGTCCGACGACCTCGCCGCCCGTGTGTACCGTGAGGACGGGGTGCCCGGCTATGCCAAACCCGTGCCGGCGGCTCAGCTCAGCGCTGCCCGCGGGGAGCAGAACTACCTGCAGGTGGTCGTCACCCCGAAGAGCGACCTGACGGGCGTCACGCTGCGCCCCGGCGACCTCAAGGGCCCCGGGGTCATCCCCGCCGCGCAGGTGCAGTGGTGGCCCATCGGTTACGTGAACATCCAGCAGGCCCACCGGCAGACCACGCGCCGGGGCTGGACGCCCGACCCGCTGCTCTCCCCCGGCCCGGTCACCGCCCCCGGCGGCCAGAACACGCCCTTCCTGATCGGTGTCACCGTCCCGCGTGAGGCCAAGCCGGGCCAGTACGCCGGTCAGGTGGCCGTCATGGCCGGTGAGACGAAGATCGGCAGCGTACCCCTGGCCGTGACCGTGCGCGGCTTCACTCTCCCCCGGGACCCGACCTTCCGCACGCTCATCACTTACTCGGCCGGCTCCTTCCGCCCGTGGGACAAGCGGCCGCTGCCGGAGATCGAGCAGGACGTCTGCCGGGTGCTGTACGCCCACGGCATCCGGGGCAACGGCGCGACGGTCAGCGTCGCGGCCCAACTCGTGGACGGCAAGGTCGTCTGCGACTTCACCGCCTTCGACGCCAAGGTGGCCTGGAACCTGAACGAACTGGGCTTCAACGCCTTCTTCCTGGGCCCGTGCTTCGGCGGGGGCACCAGTGAGGGGTGGGAGAAACACTCCAAGTGGCTGGGGATGGAGCCGCTGAGCGAGGACTTCAACCGCCACTTCCCCGACTACATGCGCCAGGTGGCCGCGCACCTGCGCGAGAAGGGCTGGCTGGACAAGGCCTACCTGTACCTGTGGGATGAGCCCGAGCCGGACTACTTCGACAAGGTGGTGGCCCTGCAGAAGCTGGCCCTCCAGGGAGACCCGGGCTTCAAGGTCTGGGAGACCACCAGCCCGAACCACCAAGCCTTCTGGGGCGTGGTGAAGGCCTGGTCCGTGCCCTTCGGCCGCCCGCACTTCACCGAGGAGACGGTCGAGCTGCGCCGGCAGGCCGGGGACGAGATCTGGGTCTACAACATCCCGGCCTCACTGGAGATCCCCGCTCAGAAGCACCGGCTGTGGTTCTGGCAGGCCGCCCGCTACGGGGCCATCGGCGCCCAGTTGTGGAATGTCAGCTTCTACAACAAGATTGACCCGTGGGAGAACCCCACGCCGGTCCCGTGGGTGACCGGGCGCCACCAGGAGAGCCTGTACGTCTACGACGCGGGCGAGGCCATCATGATCTACCCCAACCGCGCCGGCGGCGCGCCCCTGCCCTCCCTGCGCCTCAAGCTGCTGCAGAAGGGCCTCGATGACTTCGAGTACCTGACGATCCTCCAGCACCGCCTCGAGCAGCAGGCCCGCCAGCGCCAGGCAGCAGACCCGCAGGCCACGGCCCGCCAGAAGATGCGTGAACTGGCTTCACAACTGGTGCTCGATCTGGGCAAGTACAACCTCGACGCAGCGGCCCTGGCGCGCGTACGGACCGAGGTGGCCCGGCAGATCGAGAAGCTGCCGGAGTAA
- a CDS encoding NfeD family protein has translation MEFLPTAYWVMAIIGTLVTLVLLFVGADHDFGHGGMDLGHGDVGHVGVGHHDMAGQHGDEGPGPISMRTILAFMGGWGWGGLIGWDVFKWGILSAPFGLAVGLVMAVIIFRFSRFLYNQEATSTVSGADIVGREGVVLTGIPPNGTGEIRVYAGGLPLKTLARSESGEAIAEGQRIIVVEELGGTLVVRPS, from the coding sequence ATGGAATTCCTGCCAACTGCGTACTGGGTCATGGCGATCATCGGCACATTGGTGACGCTGGTGCTGCTGTTCGTGGGCGCCGATCACGATTTCGGCCATGGCGGCATGGACCTCGGGCACGGCGACGTCGGCCACGTGGGGGTGGGCCATCACGACATGGCAGGCCAGCATGGGGATGAGGGCCCCGGCCCCATCAGCATGCGCACCATCCTGGCCTTTATGGGGGGCTGGGGATGGGGGGGACTGATTGGGTGGGATGTCTTCAAGTGGGGGATACTCAGCGCTCCCTTTGGTCTGGCCGTCGGCCTCGTCATGGCCGTCATTATCTTCCGCTTCAGCCGCTTCCTGTACAACCAGGAGGCGACCAGCACCGTGTCCGGCGCGGATATCGTCGGCCGCGAAGGGGTCGTGCTCACGGGCATTCCGCCCAACGGCACCGGGGAGATACGGGTCTATGCCGGGGGTCTGCCGCTCAAGACGCTGGCCCGCTCGGAGAGTGGCGAAGCCATCGCCGAGGGCCAGCGCATCATCGTCGTGGAGGAGCTCGGGGGGACGCTGGTCGTGCGTCCCAGTTGA
- a CDS encoding PspA/IM30 family protein produces the protein MTDVTTIVRRLLGLDLKGSGEQQAELQRMLETFLKDAREKRGEVQQELVQARAEHLVLQRRRKASAEQARKWGKRAEAALRSGNEDTAREHLRRQRSFEEVTADWTAQTEAQQQAVKALQKASRQLAAAIDEAETRMAALLSRHKAAVAAAHVESILQEMGEPSDAHPGYKTAELSVDAEEAWARALAETSAASVEKRLRALEHGEQEEEIERRLQTMREQLRSR, from the coding sequence ATGACTGATGTCACCACGATCGTCCGTAGGCTGCTGGGCCTGGACCTGAAGGGCTCCGGAGAGCAGCAGGCCGAGCTGCAGCGGATGCTGGAGACGTTCCTGAAGGACGCGCGGGAGAAGCGCGGGGAGGTGCAGCAGGAGCTGGTGCAGGCTCGCGCGGAGCACCTGGTCCTGCAGCGCCGCCGCAAGGCCAGCGCCGAGCAGGCCCGCAAGTGGGGCAAGCGCGCCGAGGCGGCCCTGCGGTCGGGGAATGAGGACACCGCGCGCGAGCATCTGCGCCGCCAGCGCTCGTTCGAGGAGGTCACCGCGGACTGGACGGCCCAGACCGAGGCCCAGCAGCAGGCCGTCAAGGCCCTCCAGAAGGCCAGCCGGCAACTCGCCGCCGCCATTGACGAGGCGGAGACGCGCATGGCCGCCCTGCTCTCCCGCCACAAGGCCGCGGTGGCCGCCGCGCACGTCGAGAGCATCCTGCAGGAGATGGGCGAGCCGTCGGACGCGCACCCGGGGTACAAGACGGCAGAGCTGTCGGTGGACGCCGAGGAGGCGTGGGCCCGGGCCCTGGCCGAGACCAGCGCCGCCTCGGTGGAGAAGCGCCTCCGGGCCCTGGAGCATGGCGAGCAGGAAGAGGAAATCGAGCGCCGGCTACAGACGATGCGCGAGCAACTGCGCAGTCGGTAG
- a CDS encoding carbon-nitrogen hydrolase family protein, translated as MMRLALCLAVALLPLAAATAEELARVDFETWQGPLPRIYGDEPQVLVNAPEPNVGRVDPNAPDARTGLRLKLQYGAETKARLTYYTVNFPTPVPIISEMQEASLWVKTNVPVSLKVAISPFGFIYHGPTVARAADWQQVTVKNLYTEMKNWCRRGERDADEGFISGLIVAVNTSPSATADLLVDDVTITAAEGARKRLAEEARKRRFARVRASVVSLPLSAEGRSLPFVLDRLDEAAAAGSDIVCLPMECVQTEGEPIPGPISQALAAKAKEHHMYVIGNLREVEKGAVGAVTDRDPNGAQSRSVTAPTMTYVTSFLCNRAGEIVGKYRKSHKLPDETMALGDDLPVFPTDFGPIAMRTGSDRFFADIDHVYAAKGARMIFWSQEREPMEDEWLQDYPSQGRAQDYSVFIACSRYSRAETGWITNFMPTYRGCPIGRSYLINREGMPIAYTDRKGSVATAVIPKSELSGPGRGPISKTYPGFKLLVEPVAARFIAPQGATNGATTQWAKRKIRICAIENHVGIDDMIAKLDQCGQMGADIVCTYELVWISGGTKEHIEARTKQAQDNLRRLREKAAQYKMYVLVGGVVDRLERNEAILYGRDGQEVGRYFKCVQTHPEQVIGTGPSVIETDFGRLGVRICADNALVELDRCYGVLDVDIMFDLTQDWGPDAITRNLRNLSRCMDAGFFRVECTHRSSEPQHRSAIVEPTGIPVAQSEYLGNGIVTAVVDLDNDRPRRYAREWTERKPGGYLPEYQDTQMPKEYNDLRATVIRQRRPELYGALWVGEKEQ; from the coding sequence ATGATGCGCCTCGCCCTGTGCCTGGCCGTGGCCCTGCTGCCCCTGGCGGCGGCCACGGCTGAGGAGCTGGCCCGCGTGGACTTCGAGACCTGGCAGGGCCCGCTGCCCAGGATCTACGGCGACGAGCCGCAGGTCCTCGTCAACGCCCCCGAGCCGAACGTGGGCCGCGTGGACCCCAACGCCCCGGACGCGCGGACGGGCCTGCGCCTGAAGCTGCAGTACGGCGCGGAGACGAAGGCCCGCCTCACGTACTACACCGTCAACTTCCCCACCCCGGTGCCCATCATCTCCGAGATGCAGGAGGCCTCGCTGTGGGTCAAGACCAACGTGCCGGTCAGCCTCAAGGTGGCCATCAGCCCCTTCGGGTTCATCTACCACGGCCCCACCGTGGCCCGGGCCGCCGACTGGCAGCAGGTGACGGTCAAGAACCTGTACACCGAGATGAAGAACTGGTGCCGACGGGGGGAGAGAGACGCTGACGAGGGGTTCATCTCCGGGCTGATCGTGGCCGTCAACACCAGCCCCAGCGCCACAGCCGACCTCCTCGTGGATGACGTGACCATCACCGCCGCCGAGGGCGCCCGGAAGCGCCTGGCCGAGGAGGCCCGCAAGCGCCGCTTCGCCCGCGTCCGGGCCAGCGTCGTCAGCCTGCCGCTCTCGGCTGAGGGTCGTTCCCTGCCCTTCGTTCTGGACCGCCTTGACGAGGCCGCGGCCGCCGGCTCGGACATCGTCTGCCTGCCCATGGAGTGCGTGCAGACCGAGGGCGAGCCCATCCCTGGCCCGATCAGCCAGGCGCTCGCCGCCAAGGCCAAAGAGCACCACATGTACGTCATTGGCAACCTGCGGGAGGTCGAGAAGGGCGCTGTGGGAGCGGTCACCGACCGCGACCCGAACGGCGCTCAGTCGCGGTCGGTGACCGCTCCCACAATGACGTACGTCACCTCGTTCCTCTGCAACCGCGCCGGCGAGATCGTCGGCAAGTACCGCAAGTCCCACAAGCTGCCCGATGAGACCATGGCCCTGGGCGACGACCTGCCGGTCTTCCCCACCGACTTCGGCCCCATCGCCATGCGCACCGGCAGCGACCGCTTCTTCGCCGACATTGACCACGTCTACGCCGCGAAGGGCGCCCGCATGATCTTCTGGAGCCAGGAGCGGGAGCCGATGGAGGACGAGTGGCTTCAGGACTACCCCAGCCAGGGTCGCGCCCAGGACTACAGCGTCTTCATCGCCTGCAGCCGTTACTCTCGGGCCGAGACCGGCTGGATCACCAACTTCATGCCCACCTATCGCGGCTGCCCGATCGGCCGCTCGTACCTCATCAATCGCGAGGGCATGCCCATCGCCTACACCGACCGCAAGGGCTCGGTGGCGACCGCGGTGATCCCGAAGTCCGAGCTGTCCGGACCGGGCCGGGGGCCGATCAGCAAGACCTATCCGGGCTTCAAGCTCCTCGTCGAGCCCGTAGCGGCGCGATTCATCGCGCCCCAGGGCGCCACGAATGGCGCCACTACACAGTGGGCCAAGCGCAAGATCCGCATCTGTGCCATCGAGAACCATGTCGGCATTGACGACATGATCGCCAAGCTGGACCAGTGCGGCCAGATGGGCGCCGACATTGTCTGCACCTACGAGTTGGTGTGGATCAGCGGCGGGACCAAGGAGCACATCGAGGCCCGCACCAAGCAGGCGCAGGACAACCTGCGGCGCCTGCGGGAGAAGGCCGCGCAGTACAAGATGTACGTGCTCGTGGGGGGCGTGGTGGACCGGCTGGAGCGCAATGAGGCCATTCTGTACGGCCGCGACGGCCAGGAGGTCGGCCGCTACTTCAAGTGCGTCCAGACCCATCCCGAGCAGGTCATCGGCACCGGCCCGAGCGTGATCGAGACCGACTTCGGCCGCCTCGGGGTGCGCATCTGCGCCGACAACGCCCTGGTCGAGCTGGACCGCTGCTACGGCGTGCTCGACGTGGACATCATGTTCGACCTGACCCAGGACTGGGGCCCGGACGCGATCACCCGCAACCTGCGCAACCTCAGCCGCTGCATGGACGCGGGCTTCTTTCGCGTCGAATGCACCCACCGATCGAGCGAGCCCCAGCACCGCAGCGCCATCGTGGAGCCGACGGGCATCCCGGTGGCGCAGAGCGAGTACCTGGGCAACGGGATCGTGACGGCCGTAGTAGACCTGGACAACGACCGCCCCCGGCGCTACGCCCGCGAGTGGACCGAGCGCAAGCCCGGCGGCTACCTGCCGGAGTACCAGGACACGCAGATGCCGAAGGAGTACAACGACCTGCGGGCGACGGTGATACGGCAGAGAAGGCCGGAGCTGTATGGGGCGTTGTGGGTGGGAGAAAAGGAGCAGTAG